In the Lysinibacillus sp. PLM2 genome, one interval contains:
- a CDS encoding ethanolamine utilization protein EutJ has product MKGTSKKLFSIMSIVMLLLLAACGGGSTSTQSNEENNGSEGADSTGTLNVKFGVVSYLTGAGAAYGEAITAGLKLAQKEINEQGEINIELVIEDSAGEADQALTAAQKIMSDDSITAIIGPTLSTEFFAVAPEADLNGIPILGTSTTVDGIPEIGDYVFRNAIPESLAIPAAIEKAVERTGATKVAMIYGNDDALTKGGFEVMQRTAEEMGLEITTIQTYQKGQSDYNAQLTNIKNSNPELVLASALYNEGAVIMDQARKMGIDVPFVGGNGFNSPQAIEIAGDAANGLIVATPYFGDSTDPKIIEFNEKFEAEYGKKPDQFAAQAYDALYIYADALKRAGSTDREDFREALAATKDFQGILGNFSFNEIGDVVMDVTVLEIKDGKFIEFE; this is encoded by the coding sequence ATGAAGGGAACTAGCAAGAAATTATTCTCTATAATGTCAATTGTAATGTTATTATTGCTAGCAGCTTGTGGGGGCGGCAGCACTAGTACTCAATCAAATGAAGAAAATAATGGAAGTGAAGGTGCCGACTCAACTGGTACTTTAAATGTAAAATTTGGTGTCGTTTCGTATTTAACTGGTGCAGGTGCTGCATATGGAGAAGCGATTACAGCGGGGCTTAAACTAGCTCAAAAAGAAATTAATGAGCAAGGTGAAATAAATATTGAACTAGTTATTGAAGACTCAGCAGGGGAAGCGGATCAAGCACTTACTGCTGCACAAAAAATTATGAGTGATGATTCAATTACCGCAATCATTGGCCCAACGTTAAGTACTGAGTTCTTTGCTGTTGCACCAGAAGCCGATTTAAACGGTATTCCAATTCTAGGAACTTCAACGACTGTTGATGGCATTCCAGAAATTGGTGATTATGTATTCCGTAATGCGATTCCAGAGTCTTTAGCAATCCCTGCGGCTATTGAAAAAGCAGTTGAAAGAACAGGAGCAACAAAAGTCGCAATGATTTACGGTAATGATGACGCGTTAACAAAAGGCGGTTTTGAAGTAATGCAAAGAACTGCTGAAGAAATGGGTCTAGAAATTACAACAATTCAAACTTACCAAAAAGGCCAAAGTGATTATAACGCACAATTAACAAATATTAAAAATTCAAATCCCGAGTTAGTATTAGCATCTGCTTTATATAACGAAGGTGCTGTAATTATGGACCAAGCACGTAAAATGGGAATCGATGTTCCATTTGTTGGGGGTAATGGATTTAACTCACCACAAGCGATCGAAATTGCTGGGGATGCGGCAAACGGATTAATCGTTGCAACACCATATTTCGGTGATTCAACAGATCCTAAAATTATCGAATTTAATGAAAAATTCGAAGCAGAATATGGCAAAAAACCTGATCAATTTGCAGCGCAAGCGTACGATGCTCTTTATATTTATGCGGATGCTTTAAAAAGAGCAGGGTCTACAGATCGTGAAGACTTCAGAGAGGCTTTAGCGGCTACGAAGGACTTCCAAGGTATTTTAGGGAACTTCTCATTTAATGAAATTGGGGACGTTGTAATGGACGTTACAGTTTTAGAAATTAAAGATGGTAAATTTATTGAATTTGAATAA
- a CDS encoding branched-chain amino acid ABC transporter permease, whose protein sequence is MLLEQLINGITLGSIYAIVALGFTLVFGVLGIINMAHGEIFMVGAFVGVMTTSVLGWPLWLAFVAAIVITSILGYLLERFSLRPLRGKKGVSHLAPLISTIGASILLENLSHHIFGAGNKPFSTPFAEVSIKLGSITIYLVQIVIFVISIILMIGLTVWLSKTKAGKALRATAENLETASILGVDTKRIITLTVIIASAIGGIAGILVGMAFNSVSPQMGLSMGLKGLAIIILGGMGNVKGAMVGGLILGLSETLVVAYGNSGYRDAIAFIMIIVILLLRPQGIFGSKVSQERR, encoded by the coding sequence TTGCTATTAGAACAATTAATTAACGGGATTACGTTAGGTAGCATTTATGCCATAGTTGCGCTTGGTTTTACCCTTGTTTTTGGTGTTTTAGGCATCATCAATATGGCGCACGGTGAAATATTCATGGTTGGCGCCTTTGTAGGGGTAATGACAACAAGTGTTCTTGGATGGCCATTATGGTTAGCATTTGTTGCTGCTATCGTTATAACGAGTATTTTGGGATATTTACTAGAGAGATTTTCATTAAGACCATTACGTGGTAAAAAGGGAGTTTCACACTTAGCGCCATTAATTAGTACTATTGGTGCTTCTATTTTACTTGAAAACCTTTCGCACCATATATTTGGTGCTGGTAATAAACCGTTCAGTACACCATTTGCTGAAGTGAGCATTAAGTTAGGTTCTATTACGATTTATCTTGTACAAATCGTAATTTTTGTTATATCCATTATTTTAATGATTGGTTTAACGGTATGGTTATCAAAAACAAAAGCAGGGAAAGCGTTACGTGCGACTGCTGAAAATCTTGAAACAGCTAGTATTCTCGGTGTAGATACAAAGAGAATTATTACATTAACAGTCATTATTGCCTCTGCAATTGGCGGTATTGCTGGAATATTAGTTGGGATGGCATTTAACTCTGTGAGTCCACAAATGGGATTGTCAATGGGATTAAAGGGGCTTGCAATCATTATTTTAGGTGGTATGGGTAATGTGAAAGGTGCTATGGTTGGTGGATTAATTCTTGGTTTATCTGAAACATTAGTAGTTGCCTATGGTAACTCAGGATATCGTGATGCTATTGCATTTATTATGAT